A single region of the Manihot esculenta cultivar AM560-2 chromosome 12, M.esculenta_v8, whole genome shotgun sequence genome encodes:
- the LOC110628295 gene encoding E3 ubiquitin-protein ligase RKP isoform X2: MADDGIRVGGLSSGLAVILNGEDGKENSSKTHLVSYCDDFGNQPVERALEYIFGLPSKSIGPLTGPVDSDVIRSIIKGNFLKFHSNSDSLASNREGLVVLDNGCQPYKVGLEELSIYGDIRIVKPPLLLESLAIFSSARANVCVWKGKWMYEVTLETSGIQQLGWATLSCPFTEHKGVGDVDDSYAFDGKRVRKWNKEDEPYGQSWVAGDVIGCCIDLDHDEILFYRNGVSLGVAFHGIRKKGPGFGYYPALSLSQGECCELNFGARPFKYPIQGFLPLQEPPSINLFATRLLRCLSKFFDLQRMEGVDSSSVGKLRRLKRFVSLDELFYPVCHGICEELFCILEEDAGNTEYVAWGPLLSFMMEVFRLQPAHDYSSLDRLIDMLLEFQESRLMFECIFSALSSCCKTASLVLTECPYSGSYSYLAMVCHILRREELMVLWWKSPDFEFLFEGFLTQKSPSKQDLHTLMPSVWWPGACDDISCESSMLLTTVALSEAVSKIEEKHRDLCLLVMQFIPPTKPPQLPGSVFRTFLQNFLLKNRGADRNVPPPGVSSNSVLVSLYTVILHFLSEGFAMGDICGWLRSCESNNHNVGFLHRGGEHSFPVDLFLKNDSYQTDISRLGGSFSHLSKSHPAYDQEMEVIRWEEGCMDDEETRVTHKTTQKPCCCSSYDVELSKTSKHPIMYTAKASRVHCTPLPERSVHVPAECSAGSLNDEIADKPSTGDHSESEFGYCPMRDMRILPRESDISSATLREEELLDTLLLLYHIGLAPNFKRASYYMSHQSQSISLLEETDKQIRERGCSEQLRRLKEVRNDYREEVIDCVRHCAWYRISLFSRWKQRGMYATCMWIVHLLLVLGKVDSLFVYVPEFYLETMVDCFHVLRKSDPPFVPSAIFVKQGLASFVTFIASHFNDPRIVSADLKDLLLQSISVLVQYKEYLAVFEGNEAATQRMPKELLSAFDNRSWIPVTNILLRLCKGSRIASSKQGESSSSSSSVVFQLLEFQQRKCCVIFDLSCNLARLLEFCTREIPQAFLSGTDTNLRRLTELIVFILNHITSAADTEFFDLSLRRHGQSSDKGNRGTILAPLVGIILSLMDASVEMECGGKNDLVDVFASMECPSIMHCGFQYLLEYNWAGSCRGDPYLGKLGQLENFLSLLMSRIEVQQMERMRSGGETGADDGICCICYTSEADAKFVPCSHKSCYGCITRHLLNCHRCFFCNATVLEVIKIGV; the protein is encoded by the exons ATGGCAGATGATGGCATAAGGGTAGGTGGGCTTTCATCTGGATTGGCTGTAATATTGAATGGTGAGGATGGGAAGGAGAATTCGTCAAAAACTCATCTGGTTTCATATTGTGATGATTTTGGTAATCAGCCTGTGGAGCGAGCTCTTGAATACATTTTTGGTCTTCCCAGCAAATCTATTGGTCCATTGACTGGTCCAGTTGACAGTGATGTAATCCGCTCTATTATCAAGggtaattttttgaaatttcattcGAATTCTGACTCTTTGGCTAGCAATAGGGAAGGACTTGTTGTTTTGGACAATGGCTGCCAGCCTTACAAAGTTGGGCTTGAAGAATTAAGCATTTATGGTGATATTAGAATTGTGAAGCCCCCTTTGCTTTTGGAGAGTTTAGCAATCTTCAGTAGCGCCAGGGCTAACGTTTGTGTTTGGAAAGGAAAATGGATGTATGAAGTTACACTAGAAACTTCTGGCATACAACAGCTTGGATGGGCAACACTATCTTGCCCTTTCACTGAGCATAAGGGTGTAGGTGATGTGGATGATTCTTATGCATTTGATGGGAAAAGGGTTAGGAAGTGGAATAAGGAGGATGAGCCATATGGCCAATCATGGGTTGCTGGTGATGTCATTGGTTGTTGCATTGATTTGGATCATGATGAGATATTGTTTTACAGAAATGGTGTATCTCTTGGGGTGGCCTTTCATGGTATTCGCAAAAAGGGACCTGGATTTGGATATTACCCTGCATTGTCTCTTTCTCAAGGTGAATGCTGTGAATTAAATTTTGGGGCTCGGCCCTTCAAATACCCTATTCAGGGCTTCCTTCCCCTTCAGGAACCTCCCTCGATAAATCTTTTTGCTACTCGGTTGCTTCGATGCTTATCCAAGTTTTTTGATCTGCAGCGTATGGAGGGAGTTGATAGTTCATCAGTTGGGAAATTAAGAAGATTAAAGAGGTTTGTGTCACTTGATGAACTATTTTATCCTGTTTGTCATGGGATATGTGAGGAATTGTTCTGTATACTTGAGGAAGATGCAGGGAACACAGAGTATGTAGCATGGGGTCCACTCCTTTCATTCATGATGGAGGTCTTCAGATTGCAGCCAGCACATGACTATTCGAGTTTGGATAGACTTATAGATATGCTCCTAGAGTTTCAGGAATCACGTCTAATGTTTGAGTGTATCTTCAGCGCCCTTTCAAGTTGCTGCAAAACAGCATCACTGGTGTTAACCGAATGCCCATACTCAGGATCTTATTCTTATCTTGCAATGGTATGTCATATTTTAAGAAGGGAAGAATTAATGGTTCTCTGGTGGAAGTCACCAGATTTTGAATTCTTGTTTGAAGGTTTTCTAACGCAAAAGAGTCCAAGCAAGCAGGATCTTCATACCTTGATGCCTTCAGTTTGGTGGCCTGGTGCATGTGATGATATTTCCTGTGAATCTAGCATGTTGTTGACAACTGTAGCTTTATCTGAGGCAGTCAGCAAG ATTGAGGAGAAGCACAGGGACCTCTGTCTTTTGGTCATGCAGTTTATACCACCTACAAAACCTCCCCAGTTACCTGGTTCGGTGTTTAGGACATTTTTACAGAATTTTTTGTTGAAGAATAGGGGCGCAGATCGCAATGTGCCACCTCCTGGAGTTTCAAGCAACTCTGTTCTTGTTTCTTTGTATACGGTCATACTTCATTTTCTATCCGAAGGATTTGCCATGGGGGACATATGTGGTTGGTTGAGGAGCTGTGAATCAAACAATCACAATGTTGGGTTTCTTCATAGAGGTGGTGAACATAGTTTCCCTGTagatttatttcttaaaaatgaTTCTTATCAAACTGACATTTCAAGGCTTGGGGGATCATTTAGTCATCTATCAAAATCTCATCCTGCATATGATCAGGAAATGGAAGTAATACGGTGGGAAGAAGGCTGTATGGATGATGAAGAAACCAGAGTAACACACAAAACCACACAGAAACCATGTTGTTGTTCAAGTTACGATGTTGAACTGTCAAAAACGTCAAAGCATCCAATTATGTATACAGCAAAAGCTTCTCGTGTTCATTGTACCCCTCTTCCCGAGAGGTCTGTGCATGTTCCTGCTGAATGCAGTGCAGGAAGTTTGAATGATGAGATTGCAGACAAGCCTAGCACCGGTGATCATTCTGAGTCAGAGTTTGGTTATTGCCCAATGCGAGATATGAGGATTTTGCCAAGGGAGAGTGACATCTCTTCAGCTACACTGAGAGAAGAAGAACTTCTAGATACTTTGCTTTTGTTGTATCACATAGGTCTTGCGCCAAACTTTAAACGG GCATCATACTACATGTCTCATCAGTCACAGTCAATATCACTTCTGGAAGAAACTGATAAGCAAATAAGAGAAAGAGGTTGTAGTGAACAATTACGGCGTTTGAAGGAAGTTCGTAATGATTATCGAGAAGAAGTTATTGATTGTGTCAGACATTGTGCATG GTATCgcatctctcttttctctcgcTGGAAGCAGAGAGGAATGTATGCAACATGCATGTGGATAGTCCACCTGCTTTTGGTTCTTGGCAAAGTGGATTCTTTATTCGTATATGTACCTGAATTCTATCTTGAAACCATG GTTGACTGTTTTCATGTGTTGCGCAAGAGTGATCCTCCATTTGTTCCTTCTGCAATATTTGTTAAGCAAGGACTTGCCTCATTT GTTACTTTCATAGCTTCCCACTTCAACGATCCAAGGATAGTGAGCGCAGATCTAAAGGATCTTCTTCTCCAATCTATATCAGTGTTGGTGCAGTATAAGGAATATTTGGCAGTTTTTGAGGGCAATGAAGCAGCCACGCAGAGAATGCCAAAAGAATTACTGTCAGCCTTTGATAACAGATCCTGGATTCCAGTCACCAACATTCTTCTGCGTTTGTGCAAGGGTTCCCGCATTGCTTCTTCAAAGCAAGGagaatcatcatcatcatcttcatcagTTGTTTTTCAG CTATTGGAGTTTCAGCAAAGAAAATGCTGTGTAATATTTGATCTCTCATGCAACCTTGCAAGACTTTTGGAGTTCTGTACCCGTGAGATTCCTCAAGCGTTCTTATCAGGAACTGATACAAACCTCCGGAGGTTAACTGAATTAATTGTCTTTATTCTCAACCACATAACTTCAGCTGCAGATACCGAGTTTTTTGACTT GTCGCTTAGACGCCATGGTCAATCGTCAGACAAAGGAAATCGAGGCACGATATTAGCACCTCTTGTGGGGATCATTTTGAGTTTGATGGATGCAAGTGTGGAGATGGAATGTGGAGGGAAGAATGATCTTGTAGATGTTTTTGCTAGCATGGAGTGCCCTAGTATTATGCACTGTGGGTTTCAGTATCTCTTGGAGTATAACTGG GCTGGTTCATGCAGAGGAGATCCTTATCTAGGGAAACTAGGGCAGCTCGAGAATTTCTTGAGCCTTCTTATGAGCCGAATTGAGGTGCAACAAATGGAACGGATGAGAAGTGGAGGTGAAACAGGTGCTGATGATGGCATCTGCTGCATTTGTTATACAAGTGAAGCAGATGCAAAGTTTGTCCCTTGTTCCCATAAGTCTTGCTATGGCTGCATAACAAGACATCTCTTGAATTGCCATAGATGTTTCTTTTGCAATGCAACAGTGTTGGAGGTTATTAAGATTGGTGTATAG
- the LOC110628295 gene encoding E3 ubiquitin-protein ligase RKP isoform X1, whose protein sequence is MADDGIRVGGLSSGLAVILNGEDGKENSSKTHLVSYCDDFGNQPVERALEYIFGLPSKSIGPLTGPVDSDVIRSIIKGNFLKFHSNSDSLASNREGLVVLDNGCQPYKVGLEELSIYGDIRIVKPPLLLESLAIFSSARANVCVWKGKWMYEVTLETSGIQQLGWATLSCPFTEHKGVGDVDDSYAFDGKRVRKWNKEDEPYGQSWVAGDVIGCCIDLDHDEILFYRNGVSLGVAFHGIRKKGPGFGYYPALSLSQGECCELNFGARPFKYPIQGFLPLQEPPSINLFATRLLRCLSKFFDLQRMEGVDSSSVGKLRRLKRFVSLDELFYPVCHGICEELFCILEEDAGNTEYVAWGPLLSFMMEVFRLQPAHDYSSLDRLIDMLLEFQESRLMFECIFSALSSCCKTASLVLTECPYSGSYSYLAMVCHILRREELMVLWWKSPDFEFLFEGFLTQKSPSKQDLHTLMPSVWWPGACDDISCESSMLLTTVALSEAVSKIEEKHRDLCLLVMQFIPPTKPPQLPGSVFRTFLQNFLLKNRGADRNVPPPGVSSNSVLVSLYTVILHFLSEGFAMGDICGWLRSCESNNHNVGFLHRGGEHSFPVDLFLKNDSYQTDISRLGGSFSHLSKSHPAYDQEMEVIRWEEGCMDDEETRVTHKTTQKPCCCSSYDVELSKTSKHPIMYTAKASRVHCTPLPERSVHVPAECSAGSLNDEIADKPSTGDHSESEFGYCPMRDMRILPRESDISSATLREEELLDTLLLLYHIGLAPNFKRASYYMSHQSQSISLLEETDKQIRERGCSEQLRRLKEVRNDYREEVIDCVRHCAWYRISLFSRWKQRGMYATCMWIVHLLLVLGKVDSLFVYVPEFYLETMVDCFHVLRKSDPPFVPSAIFVKQGLASFVTFIASHFNDPRIVSADLKDLLLQSISVLVQYKEYLAVFEGNEAATQRMPKELLSAFDNRSWIPVTNILLRLCKGSRIASSKQGESSSSSSSVVFQNLLREACINDEALFSAFLNRLFNTLSWTMTEFSVSIREMQEKYQLLEFQQRKCCVIFDLSCNLARLLEFCTREIPQAFLSGTDTNLRRLTELIVFILNHITSAADTEFFDLSLRRHGQSSDKGNRGTILAPLVGIILSLMDASVEMECGGKNDLVDVFASMECPSIMHCGFQYLLEYNWAGSCRGDPYLGKLGQLENFLSLLMSRIEVQQMERMRSGGETGADDGICCICYTSEADAKFVPCSHKSCYGCITRHLLNCHRCFFCNATVLEVIKIGV, encoded by the exons ATGGCAGATGATGGCATAAGGGTAGGTGGGCTTTCATCTGGATTGGCTGTAATATTGAATGGTGAGGATGGGAAGGAGAATTCGTCAAAAACTCATCTGGTTTCATATTGTGATGATTTTGGTAATCAGCCTGTGGAGCGAGCTCTTGAATACATTTTTGGTCTTCCCAGCAAATCTATTGGTCCATTGACTGGTCCAGTTGACAGTGATGTAATCCGCTCTATTATCAAGggtaattttttgaaatttcattcGAATTCTGACTCTTTGGCTAGCAATAGGGAAGGACTTGTTGTTTTGGACAATGGCTGCCAGCCTTACAAAGTTGGGCTTGAAGAATTAAGCATTTATGGTGATATTAGAATTGTGAAGCCCCCTTTGCTTTTGGAGAGTTTAGCAATCTTCAGTAGCGCCAGGGCTAACGTTTGTGTTTGGAAAGGAAAATGGATGTATGAAGTTACACTAGAAACTTCTGGCATACAACAGCTTGGATGGGCAACACTATCTTGCCCTTTCACTGAGCATAAGGGTGTAGGTGATGTGGATGATTCTTATGCATTTGATGGGAAAAGGGTTAGGAAGTGGAATAAGGAGGATGAGCCATATGGCCAATCATGGGTTGCTGGTGATGTCATTGGTTGTTGCATTGATTTGGATCATGATGAGATATTGTTTTACAGAAATGGTGTATCTCTTGGGGTGGCCTTTCATGGTATTCGCAAAAAGGGACCTGGATTTGGATATTACCCTGCATTGTCTCTTTCTCAAGGTGAATGCTGTGAATTAAATTTTGGGGCTCGGCCCTTCAAATACCCTATTCAGGGCTTCCTTCCCCTTCAGGAACCTCCCTCGATAAATCTTTTTGCTACTCGGTTGCTTCGATGCTTATCCAAGTTTTTTGATCTGCAGCGTATGGAGGGAGTTGATAGTTCATCAGTTGGGAAATTAAGAAGATTAAAGAGGTTTGTGTCACTTGATGAACTATTTTATCCTGTTTGTCATGGGATATGTGAGGAATTGTTCTGTATACTTGAGGAAGATGCAGGGAACACAGAGTATGTAGCATGGGGTCCACTCCTTTCATTCATGATGGAGGTCTTCAGATTGCAGCCAGCACATGACTATTCGAGTTTGGATAGACTTATAGATATGCTCCTAGAGTTTCAGGAATCACGTCTAATGTTTGAGTGTATCTTCAGCGCCCTTTCAAGTTGCTGCAAAACAGCATCACTGGTGTTAACCGAATGCCCATACTCAGGATCTTATTCTTATCTTGCAATGGTATGTCATATTTTAAGAAGGGAAGAATTAATGGTTCTCTGGTGGAAGTCACCAGATTTTGAATTCTTGTTTGAAGGTTTTCTAACGCAAAAGAGTCCAAGCAAGCAGGATCTTCATACCTTGATGCCTTCAGTTTGGTGGCCTGGTGCATGTGATGATATTTCCTGTGAATCTAGCATGTTGTTGACAACTGTAGCTTTATCTGAGGCAGTCAGCAAG ATTGAGGAGAAGCACAGGGACCTCTGTCTTTTGGTCATGCAGTTTATACCACCTACAAAACCTCCCCAGTTACCTGGTTCGGTGTTTAGGACATTTTTACAGAATTTTTTGTTGAAGAATAGGGGCGCAGATCGCAATGTGCCACCTCCTGGAGTTTCAAGCAACTCTGTTCTTGTTTCTTTGTATACGGTCATACTTCATTTTCTATCCGAAGGATTTGCCATGGGGGACATATGTGGTTGGTTGAGGAGCTGTGAATCAAACAATCACAATGTTGGGTTTCTTCATAGAGGTGGTGAACATAGTTTCCCTGTagatttatttcttaaaaatgaTTCTTATCAAACTGACATTTCAAGGCTTGGGGGATCATTTAGTCATCTATCAAAATCTCATCCTGCATATGATCAGGAAATGGAAGTAATACGGTGGGAAGAAGGCTGTATGGATGATGAAGAAACCAGAGTAACACACAAAACCACACAGAAACCATGTTGTTGTTCAAGTTACGATGTTGAACTGTCAAAAACGTCAAAGCATCCAATTATGTATACAGCAAAAGCTTCTCGTGTTCATTGTACCCCTCTTCCCGAGAGGTCTGTGCATGTTCCTGCTGAATGCAGTGCAGGAAGTTTGAATGATGAGATTGCAGACAAGCCTAGCACCGGTGATCATTCTGAGTCAGAGTTTGGTTATTGCCCAATGCGAGATATGAGGATTTTGCCAAGGGAGAGTGACATCTCTTCAGCTACACTGAGAGAAGAAGAACTTCTAGATACTTTGCTTTTGTTGTATCACATAGGTCTTGCGCCAAACTTTAAACGG GCATCATACTACATGTCTCATCAGTCACAGTCAATATCACTTCTGGAAGAAACTGATAAGCAAATAAGAGAAAGAGGTTGTAGTGAACAATTACGGCGTTTGAAGGAAGTTCGTAATGATTATCGAGAAGAAGTTATTGATTGTGTCAGACATTGTGCATG GTATCgcatctctcttttctctcgcTGGAAGCAGAGAGGAATGTATGCAACATGCATGTGGATAGTCCACCTGCTTTTGGTTCTTGGCAAAGTGGATTCTTTATTCGTATATGTACCTGAATTCTATCTTGAAACCATG GTTGACTGTTTTCATGTGTTGCGCAAGAGTGATCCTCCATTTGTTCCTTCTGCAATATTTGTTAAGCAAGGACTTGCCTCATTT GTTACTTTCATAGCTTCCCACTTCAACGATCCAAGGATAGTGAGCGCAGATCTAAAGGATCTTCTTCTCCAATCTATATCAGTGTTGGTGCAGTATAAGGAATATTTGGCAGTTTTTGAGGGCAATGAAGCAGCCACGCAGAGAATGCCAAAAGAATTACTGTCAGCCTTTGATAACAGATCCTGGATTCCAGTCACCAACATTCTTCTGCGTTTGTGCAAGGGTTCCCGCATTGCTTCTTCAAAGCAAGGagaatcatcatcatcatcttcatcagTTGTTTTTCAG AATTTGTTGCGAGAAGCTTGCATCAATGATGAAGCATTGTTCTCAGCCTTTCTGAATCGCCTATTTAATACTCTTAGCTGGACAATGACAGAGTTCTCTGTTTCTATTCGGGAAATGCAAGAAAAATACCAG CTATTGGAGTTTCAGCAAAGAAAATGCTGTGTAATATTTGATCTCTCATGCAACCTTGCAAGACTTTTGGAGTTCTGTACCCGTGAGATTCCTCAAGCGTTCTTATCAGGAACTGATACAAACCTCCGGAGGTTAACTGAATTAATTGTCTTTATTCTCAACCACATAACTTCAGCTGCAGATACCGAGTTTTTTGACTT GTCGCTTAGACGCCATGGTCAATCGTCAGACAAAGGAAATCGAGGCACGATATTAGCACCTCTTGTGGGGATCATTTTGAGTTTGATGGATGCAAGTGTGGAGATGGAATGTGGAGGGAAGAATGATCTTGTAGATGTTTTTGCTAGCATGGAGTGCCCTAGTATTATGCACTGTGGGTTTCAGTATCTCTTGGAGTATAACTGG GCTGGTTCATGCAGAGGAGATCCTTATCTAGGGAAACTAGGGCAGCTCGAGAATTTCTTGAGCCTTCTTATGAGCCGAATTGAGGTGCAACAAATGGAACGGATGAGAAGTGGAGGTGAAACAGGTGCTGATGATGGCATCTGCTGCATTTGTTATACAAGTGAAGCAGATGCAAAGTTTGTCCCTTGTTCCCATAAGTCTTGCTATGGCTGCATAACAAGACATCTCTTGAATTGCCATAGATGTTTCTTTTGCAATGCAACAGTGTTGGAGGTTATTAAGATTGGTGTATAG
- the LOC110628296 gene encoding uncharacterized protein LOC110628296 isoform X1 has product MYDNIPFVGAGPKAISVRTSLLLLLGSGSGGELGDFNTNMFTALKLHISYPHCTSYSSFLQSVSRRRLYDLRLPIRRHSSLPVLSHYGSTPPPPESEPSISSEYIASVGTSPLSHSTLQLSQWNFTQRHILMLQVIACAVAVSATWLFFSAIPTLFAFKRAAESLEKLMDATREELPDTMAAIRLSGMEISDLTMELSDLGQEITQGVRSSTKAVRLAEERLRRLTNMAPPASLQRVASPKTDTGPALARTARGIKEGIVKGRAIWQMFFTLTQFSRIAFNYFAKRAKQKSRSPRA; this is encoded by the exons ATGTACGATAATATCCCGTTTGTTGGAGCAGGGCCCAAAGCCATATCTGTCCGCACTTCTCTCCTCCTACTTCTGGGTTCTGGCAGTGGCGGAGAGCTCGGAGATTTCAATACCAATATGTTTACTGCTCTGAAATTGCATATCTCTTATCCCCATTGCACTTCCTACTCTTCCTTTCTCCAATCTGTCTCCCGTCGCCGCCTCTACGATCTTCGCCTTCCAATTCGACGCCACTCATCCCTTCCCGTTCTCTCTCACTATGGTTCTACCCCGCCACCACCGGAATCAGAACCCTCAATTTCATCAGAATACATTGCTTCCGTCGGAACTTCACCGCTTTCTCATTCTACGCTTCAGCTCTCTCAGTGGAATTTTACCCAACGCCACATCCTCATGCTCCAAGTCATTGCTTGCGCG GTGGCAGTCTCAGCAACTTGGCTTTTTTTCTCTGCAATTCCAACACTTTTT GCTTTCAAGAGAGCAGCAGAATCCCTTGAGAAGCTGATGGATGCCACAAGGGAAGAGCTTCCTGATACAATGGCTGCCATTCGTTTATCTGGCATGGAGATCAGTGACCTAACAATGGAGCTAAGTGATCTTGG GCAAGAGATAACTCAAGGCGTTAGAAGCTCCACTAAAGCTGTTCGCTTAGCTGAAGAGAGACTTCGCCGTTTGACGAACATGGCGCCACCAG CTTCATTGCAGAGGGTCGCCAGTCCGAAAACTGACACAGGACCAGCCTTGGCTAGGACTGCAAGGGGCATCAAAGAAGGCATTGTAAAAGGTCGAGCAATCTGGCAAATGTTTTTCACCCTCACTCAGTTTTCTAGGATAGCCTTCAACTATTTTGCAAAACGAGCTAAGCAAAAGAGCCGAAGCCCACGGGCATGA
- the LOC110628296 gene encoding uncharacterized protein LOC110628296 isoform X2 translates to MYDNIPFVGAGPKAISVRTSLLLLLGSGSGGELGDFNTNMFTALKLHISYPHCTSYSSFLQSVSRRRLYDLRLPIRRHSSLPVLSHYGSTPPPPESEPSISSEYIASVGTSPLSHSTLQLSQWNFTQRHILMLQVIACAVAVSATWLFFSAIPTLFAFKRAAESLEKLMDATREELPDTMAAIRLSGMEISDLTMELSDLGQEITQGVRSSTKAVRLAEERLRRLTNMAPPEGRQSEN, encoded by the exons ATGTACGATAATATCCCGTTTGTTGGAGCAGGGCCCAAAGCCATATCTGTCCGCACTTCTCTCCTCCTACTTCTGGGTTCTGGCAGTGGCGGAGAGCTCGGAGATTTCAATACCAATATGTTTACTGCTCTGAAATTGCATATCTCTTATCCCCATTGCACTTCCTACTCTTCCTTTCTCCAATCTGTCTCCCGTCGCCGCCTCTACGATCTTCGCCTTCCAATTCGACGCCACTCATCCCTTCCCGTTCTCTCTCACTATGGTTCTACCCCGCCACCACCGGAATCAGAACCCTCAATTTCATCAGAATACATTGCTTCCGTCGGAACTTCACCGCTTTCTCATTCTACGCTTCAGCTCTCTCAGTGGAATTTTACCCAACGCCACATCCTCATGCTCCAAGTCATTGCTTGCGCG GTGGCAGTCTCAGCAACTTGGCTTTTTTTCTCTGCAATTCCAACACTTTTT GCTTTCAAGAGAGCAGCAGAATCCCTTGAGAAGCTGATGGATGCCACAAGGGAAGAGCTTCCTGATACAATGGCTGCCATTCGTTTATCTGGCATGGAGATCAGTGACCTAACAATGGAGCTAAGTGATCTTGG GCAAGAGATAACTCAAGGCGTTAGAAGCTCCACTAAAGCTGTTCGCTTAGCTGAAGAGAGACTTCGCCGTTTGACGAACATGGCGCCACCAG AGGGTCGCCAGTCCGAAAACTGA